The genomic region CTTTGCGGTGCTCATGGTCAGCATCTTTGATTTGATCAATGATTTCAGTTAATAAGTCAGCACCATCAATTGGTTTAGGATGCAATCCTTGGCTTTTACGATTCTCTATTTCTTGTAAGTACTCTAAATATAAGCTCATTTGCACCTCTGAATAATAATTTACGAAAATGTTATGTCTAACAATATGCTTCTAGCGTATTAATCTCCCTTAGATTTCATTTTCGATTTATCGATTGTAATGTTAGAAAACGCAGACTTGTTTTCAATTGAAAACAAGTCGTACAAAATTCTTCTCATTTTTTGATGCACTTATTTTATAGAAAAAAAGTGCTAAAGACTTACTGTGCACCATAACAATTTCGAATAGGTGACATTTAGCGGAATTATTCTGATTTGGCCACGTCATCAGATTGCTGAATAATCCTTACTACTCTAAAGCCCCAATTGCTGGCTTTTAAATCGGGCTGAGCTCTATATCGAGTCGAGCTCCTACCTACTCTTGGGATATCAAACCAAGAACCACCACGCAACACTCTGTTGTCGCATTGGTTTGCTAGCCAAACTTGGTTTTTAGTTGGTGCGCCTTCATAGGTGTCGTGATAGCAATCTTCAACCCACTCTGCGACATTACCGTGCATATCGAATAAGCCTAGTGGATTACTTGCCTGGCTGCCAACTGGAGCCGAAGATATGCCGTCCCACTGGCTTCCGCAGCTGTCGCAAACGCTGTAACCTTGCTTAACATTGTCGCCATACCAGAAGGCTGTATCAGAATCGGCCCTTGCTGAATATTCCCATTCAATTTCTGTTGGTAGGCGATATTCGGCGTTTGTTTCATTGGATATCCATGCCGTGTAGGCTTTTGCGTCGTACCAACTAATGTTGATAGCGGGGCGTTGACCTCGTCCCCAACCGTTGTCAGGTGGTAGTTCTCTGTTTGTTGCTTTGGCAAACTTGTCGTATTGATCAAAGGTGACTTCATATTTACTAATATAAAAGCCATTGGGTATGTCAACCTCATGAGCTGGTTTCTCGTTGTCGTCCCCCATATGACCTTGATCGCCCATGATAAATGTGGCCGGAGGAATTTTTTCTACTTTTGGCGCTGTTCCACCGGATTTGAGTGGTTCTTCTAAAATTTGCGGTAACGACTCAAAAGGTGTTTTTACTTCAATTTCAGGTTGAACTGCTTCAGGTGCTGCGACAACTTTCTGGGGCGGTGTTGCTTCTGGCCATAACAGAACAGCAGCGATAAGACCTGTGGTGACAATAGCGCCGGCACCTATAGTGATAGGAGATAGAGAGCGAACATAGCGCTTAACGGCTCGCTTAGTATTGGAGCTATCACTGACTTCTGGTTTGTATAAATTAGCTCGAATGATTCGAATCACTTCAGCTAAGGATTTAGGCCTGTGGCGTTCACTGTCACGACTCCATTTCAGTAAACGGCTCCATGTGGCTTCACTTAAATTAGGGTGAGTATCAGGTAAGCCAGTGGCGAAATCTTTATCAAGAATAGATTCACCCAATAACGCTGCCATCAAAAGCCGCATAAAAGCGAAACTGTCTGAAGTTGCGCTACGTTGTTGCTCCTTTTTTAAATACTCTGGCGGGAAGAAGCGAGGGTCCATTTCACTGTCTTCAATTCGTTTCATCCAGTTATGAGCACCAAATCCTGTCATCAAACCTAAGCCATTAACGACATGAATGGAGCTCAAATCCAAATGGCCATGAAAAAGGCCATTGCGATGAACTTGATCCAATGCTTTAGCTATGTTGTCGAATAAACTAATGACAACATTAAGCGGTGCTCCATCAGGGTATTTACCTAAAAAGCTATAGAGGTTCTCGCCACCACAAACCGCTGAGCATGAGAATACCCACAAATTAGAATAAAACGGCGGATAGTTTGGGGTGATTGCGGGATGTTTTACGCTGGCATATTTCCTAGCATTTTGTAAGAAATCTTCTACTTTGCCTTTGTTCGATTGAAAGAAACGCAAGACAAAAGGGCGCCCACCTTGATCCGCAACCCAAGTGGTTTTATAGCTATCCATAGGGTAATTTAAAACATACGGATCGAGCTCGACGCCAACATGTTGGCCAATTTTTAGTTTTGTAGGGTCATAAAAATCATTCATTACGAATTTGATATCCAAATCAAGACGTTGCTGCCTAAGTGCTTAATACAGGGTATAATCACGTTTTTTAACACAAAAAGGTAGAGTAATGTTATCAGCGTACCCAGAGCTTGTTGAATTTCTTCCCTGTGAATCTCCTGAGACATGGGTAAATTGGGCTCTTGAGAATCAAACTCTGCTATTAAATGATCACGCTCACTGTGAAAAAAAAGCTGCGTCCACTGCGATGAGTTTAATGTATCGCTATGTCGATCGCGATAATTTACTGCATAAAATGTCCCGTTTAGCTCGTGAAGAATTATTGCACTTCGAGCAAGTTCATAAAATCATGCGCAAACGCGACGTGGCCTATGATCACTTGTCAGCCTCACGTTATGCTGATGGTCTACGTAAACATATTCGCACTCACGAGCCTGCGCGATTAGTTGATACCATGATTATTGGCGCTTTTGTTGAGGCGCGCTCGTGTGAGCGTTTTGCCGCGTTAGCTCCGCACTTAGATGAAGAGCTTTCCAAGTTCTATATTTCACTACTAAAATCTGAAGCAAGGCACTTTGAAGATTATTTAGCATTGGCAAAAGAGTATTCAAACGAACCCATTGATGATCGTGTAGCCTTCTTTCGTGATTTAGAAGAAAAGCTGATTACCGAGCCTGATACTGAATTTCGTATGCACAGTGGCCCACCAAGCTTAGCGTAAGTTACAAAAACTTATAAATCTTAATGGTGACTTTTGAGCAGGGTGCTACACTCATATTATTGTCTGAGTTTCTGGAGAATATAATGGGCATACATAAGAGTGAAACCCTACCAGATGTCACGTATTGGCTTGCATTGGAAATTGCAAAAATAGACCCTGTTGTTGACTTAGATGTCATGTACAAAGGCTCTTTGGAGTTGGATTTTTTATATCAATTGCTTACGTGTAAAGTGCAGCAACATTGGTGGCAAACGTATGGTATCCAACTAAGCCCTGTGATTGTTAATAATGCTTTCTTTCGTGCGGTGGCAATGCTACATAATCGTAATATTGAATTCAGTCGATCTCGTAATTCAGCAGAGACGGTTTGGGTTCGAGAGCTTTTAAATCGTTAAATGAATTAAAAAAATGCCAGCTTACGCTGGCATTTTTGTATAGTGCTTTTTTGTGTTGTACTTTTGAAAATTAACGAGCGCGGTGTCTAATAAAGTATTTCTTGATGAATTACTTCTAGTCCGTCTAATCCGTTTTGCAAGAAATTCTCTACTGATGCCTTAAATTGAGTGTAAGTATTGCTCTCAATGCTGGCCATCCAAATCGAGTTATCCCAATCACCGAGAACACAGCGCAGATACTGATCATCTTTATGGACATCAGGTCGGTGCGTGTGTCCATGAATCACCGTTTTGCAGTGATGCCGAGCC from Marinomonas rhizomae harbors:
- a CDS encoding SUMF1/EgtB/PvdO family nonheme iron enzyme; this encodes MNDFYDPTKLKIGQHVGVELDPYVLNYPMDSYKTTWVADQGGRPFVLRFFQSNKGKVEDFLQNARKYASVKHPAITPNYPPFYSNLWVFSCSAVCGGENLYSFLGKYPDGAPLNVVISLFDNIAKALDQVHRNGLFHGHLDLSSIHVVNGLGLMTGFGAHNWMKRIEDSEMDPRFFPPEYLKKEQQRSATSDSFAFMRLLMAALLGESILDKDFATGLPDTHPNLSEATWSRLLKWSRDSERHRPKSLAEVIRIIRANLYKPEVSDSSNTKRAVKRYVRSLSPITIGAGAIVTTGLIAAVLLWPEATPPQKVVAAPEAVQPEIEVKTPFESLPQILEEPLKSGGTAPKVEKIPPATFIMGDQGHMGDDNEKPAHEVDIPNGFYISKYEVTFDQYDKFAKATNRELPPDNGWGRGQRPAINISWYDAKAYTAWISNETNAEYRLPTEIEWEYSARADSDTAFWYGDNVKQGYSVCDSCGSQWDGISSAPVGSQASNPLGLFDMHGNVAEWVEDCYHDTYEGAPTKNQVWLANQCDNRVLRGGSWFDIPRVGRSSTRYRAQPDLKASNWGFRVVRIIQQSDDVAKSE
- a CDS encoding tRNA-(ms[2]io[6]A)-hydroxylase, whose amino-acid sequence is MLSAYPELVEFLPCESPETWVNWALENQTLLLNDHAHCEKKAASTAMSLMYRYVDRDNLLHKMSRLAREELLHFEQVHKIMRKRDVAYDHLSASRYADGLRKHIRTHEPARLVDTMIIGAFVEARSCERFAALAPHLDEELSKFYISLLKSEARHFEDYLALAKEYSNEPIDDRVAFFRDLEEKLITEPDTEFRMHSGPPSLA